In the Telopea speciosissima isolate NSW1024214 ecotype Mountain lineage chromosome 2, Tspe_v1, whole genome shotgun sequence genome, one interval contains:
- the LOC122653162 gene encoding protein MOTHER of FT and TFL1-like produces the protein MSSSVQSLVISRVIGDVIDMFSPSVSMSVKYGIKDVSNGCDIKPSMATNPPHIVISGHHDDLFTLVMTDPDAPSPSEPSMRELVHWIVVNIPGGTNPTRGKEILAYSCPRPQLGIHRFVFVLFKQKGVLNEVEQPETCNNFSTRAFTNKLELGIPVATVYFNARKEPAHRRR, from the exons ATGTCTTCTTCTGTCCAATCTCTGGTTATCAGCCGAGTTATAGGCGATGTTATAGACATGTTTTCTCCTTCTGTGAGCATGTCGGTGAAGTATGGAATCAAGGATGTCTCTAATGGCTGTGATATAAAGCCATCCATGGCCACGAATCCTCCCCATATCGTGATCTCTGGCCACCATGACGACCTCTTCACTCTG GTGATGACTGACCCAGATGCACCAAGCCCCAGCGAACCCTCCATGCGTGAACTGGTCCATTG GATTGTGGTGAATATTCCTGGTGGCACAAACCCAACTcgtg GGAAAGAGATACTGGCGTATTCATGCCCTCGTCCACAGTTGGGGATACACCGATTCGTATTTGTGCTATTCAAGCAGAAGGGTGTGTTGAATGAGGTGGAGCAGCCGGAAACTTGCAACAACTTCAGCACTAGGGCTTTCACCAATAAACTGGAGCTTGGCATTCCTGTGGCCACCGTCTACTTCAATGCACGTAAGGAGCCCGCCCACAGGAGACGCTGA